The Rattus rattus isolate New Zealand chromosome 16, Rrattus_CSIRO_v1, whole genome shotgun sequence genomic interval AACCCATTCCCTCTACCCACACTGCTATTCACAGTAACTGCTCTACTCTAAAAAGAACCTTCATCAGCCTTATTCTTTCCGTGTTAGAAAGTGGCCTTTTTTCCCATCTGTGTGAGTACAGGGATGGGTTAGGATAAAGGCCTAGAGCTGACAACGGCAGTCTTCTTCCGTTGCCCaccaccttattctttgaggcagaaTGTTTCAGCTGAGCTCACAGATTTTGGCCAGACTCGCTTGCTCTGGCATCTTGTCTCTGCCATCCACCAATGAACTATAGGCCTGCTCTGCTTACTCAGaatgtatgtgggctttcagtCTGAACTGGTCCCCACttcaccactaagccatctccccagctctgcatttaattttaactgatatttaaaaacataaaaataagtaaatgactctgtggttaagaacacttagctgcttttccagaggacttggctatagttcctagcacctacctggtggctcacaaccacctgtaattccagttccaagggttcCAATTGCCCCTTTCTAAACCCCAAGGGCACAAGGCACACATTGtagaaagacatacatgcagagaaaactACCCAAAcctataaaataaattcttagaaataccatgcgtgcgtgcacatacatgtacacacaccatcCCAATGCCTTTGGAGCTGGCACACATACTATGACCAGGCAGAACTCTGCGTAAGAACTCAGCACAgcctcacacctcacacacaaaTATCCAGCACCATTTTCCTCTATTCTTAGCTCAACAGCCCCAAGTAAGCACTGGAGCCAATCACTGCAGAGAGCACGCAACAATTCAGTGGGTTTACGTTCATATCAGGTCATCTGACTCCTTCACagctgtgtgtgtgactatgagaGGTGGTGGCTAGCAAAGTTTTGTTCATGGTTTCCTAAATAAGGGCCAAGAGTCCCATAAGCACTGGTGTAAGGGGACAGTAACCTTCAGAGGCTACCTAACTAGTCAACAGAGGCCACAAATGTTACAAATGTCCACTAGCCAAAACACCCTGGGAAAAGGAGTGACTAGTGAGGGGACAGACATTCTGCCCTTTTAGAGGAGCAGGCAGCTAGGACATTAGTGCTAATACGAAATAAGAACTGAgaggtcagggctggagaaatggctctgcagttaaagAGTACTTGTTGCATTGTCAAGGACCTGGGTTTTGCTCCCAGCTTCCATAGAGTGACTCAGAACAATCCATAGTTCTAGTTTCAGGGCATCTGTTGCTGTcttctcattttatatttaccaggcatgcatgtagtacatacatacatacaggcaggcaaaacactcataacatgaaatcaatataaaacataaaaaggagggggaaaggatctGAGAAGTCTCTCAGACACACGGGTCCCAGCCTGGCTCGGAGCACTCAGGTCCAGTCTACCACAGTCAAGCTTCAGGGCCGTCTCTGACATGCAGAGGAGGGGCAGTGCATAATAAAACAGGCAGCCAGCATGGTTCCGATGCTGCAGATGAAGACCTGAGCTCCTGGACAGTAGCCAAGCTTCTTAAACACCCTCTCCCTAGTCTAAGAACAGCTGTTGGGGCAACCTCTTGGGGCCTCAGGGGATTTAAGCTGGTGACACAAGTCTACAAGCTCCAACATGGCCCCAGAACAGTGACAGCTGCCAAACCAAAGAGCCAGTCAGTGCCTCTCATCTAAATATAATTTCTGATATCAGTTCATTTtacaatatataattaaaatcatctaaaaataaaaagaccaggAGGTTCTTTGAGAAGAGTAAGCAACCAGCTAACCCCGCCCAGCCCTATGAAACTGGCTGTTCCCACACTAGTAGTAGAGGGCCCAGCAGTGATGGCAGCCAGGCTCCTGACCATCCATGTTACAGGCTGCTTAAGTTAGGGGAACAATGCCTCCACCCAACCGGGCACCCCACACTCCCTCcctggtgggaggcagaggcagaaggttatctgagtttgaggatagcctggtctacagatctagtcccaggccagtcagggctacacaaggCAACCATGAGGGTAGTGGGAACGAGTGGCAGCTTTCTGTAGGCCCTCCCAGATTCCTGCCTGGTCTTACATGCTCCTGCTCACTTCTTCTATTGGTTACTCACCTCCAGACTCCAGAGCAAAGTCCACCATCCCAGTCTTGTCTTGGGAGTACAGCCTCAGAGCATTGTTCACAATGATATGTGCTTGCTGTGGTCCAGAAGGAAAACGAGTGTTAATGACACAAGCTGCAAGGGCTCAGGACCCTGTACGCCTATGTTTGGGGAACACACCATGCTACACTTCATCAGTAAATGAGCAGCACAGGGCCAGACTCTCATCACTGGGGCATGACAGTTCATAGCAGGTACAAGAGCCAGGGTGTCCTGAGCACTGTCACCATCACTGGATATCAGGGTTAGGACGTGATAACTAAGGGAAACTGCACACAGTTGGAAGTTTATAATCACACGCAGGGATATGGAAGACCTGGGACAAAAGGATTCACTGAGTGTAAAGCTAAGGAATGCTTTCCTGTGATGACAGCAGTCATGCCTCATCTGGGGCAAGGCTAAGTATTAGCCTGGCACCCATACCCAGTGTCTATGGTGGAGGCTGAACCTGTCTGTTCACTTACCGCTTCTGTGATTCCTGAAATCCCTGCCTGACTCATGGCAGACACAATGGCCTCGGATGTCGGAGCCTGGCCTGTGACGGTGATGTGGTGTGTGATATTCTGCAGCAGTTTCAGCTCAAGGTCATGCAAAAGCACCTGCAGCTCATCCTTGCTCACGAACCGAGAAGACAGCTTCTGTAACAGCCACTCGAGGGAGCCACCCGGCTGGTCCTCAGAGAACATGAGCTGCACAGTCTCCTGGATGCGGGCATCAGCCTggtgagatggagggaggaatgaGAAGTGTGCCGGCGGCACTGCAGGAGCCAACTGCTGGACACAGCCTCCAGAAGTAACTGCAAGACAGGGCAATGCAATACAACTGCCCCCTTCACATTCAACAAGATTATTCCCAAACTGCTGGAACCTTCTCAACAGACGAGGAATGAACTGGAGTGCTGCATGAAGGATGTTTGCGCGGTGAACTACAGAAAAGGGATGTGTGCTTTGTGATCCCCACTGAGTCTACTCAACAGCTCCCAGCACACAGCCTCACAGCTGAGGCATGGGCAGGCCGCCATCCTCACGGCTCCTTATAAACAGCTTGAGAGCTAGCCTGTCAGGAGGCTGAGTCCCTACTTACCACGTATAAAATTCTTTTGCCTCTAACGAAACAATCACAGGGCAAAGTCCAGGAAATGCATCTACCTACCGCAAAGCTGGCAGGGCTCCACACCTTCAACCCCTCAAACAGCCTCATTATAcactcttcctccctcagacTCCACTCTTCCTCCATCAGACTACCTGATCCCTGCTCATCTCTATTCATTTCAAAAGACAATACCCGAGAGTGCATCTGTAATTAGACACTAGCAAAGACTCCCAGCCTGCCAGCACCCAGGACGTGTAGTGCGAACAGGAGACAGACTCCTGTCTATGCACCCTGCTATCCCCACCAAGCTCTCTTACCTGGTCTCTGAGCTCATTATCTAGATAAGTTACCAGACATGTTACAATCAATTCTCTAATCTATGGTCTGAACATGGCTTGTGAGGACTCCTGCCAAGAGGATACCTATTTACATTCAATAGACCCAGGATAATGAGCCTTGCAACATTTGTGGCATGTTGTAACATGGATGGGCAAGTGGCAAAGCACTGGGGATGGACGGACAGgaacaacacatacatacacactctctcacataaTCTCTAACATGTGTCAGTTGTACTGTGTGATCAGGCAGAGTGAGCTCAGGTGTGAGTGTGCTATGCTGCTGGGTTTGGGACAGTCAGGAGTCATCAATGTGTGACCTGAGAATTTCTGCAACCCTCAAGTATAAATGGAGCACAGTTTGGTCACAGAGCATTCACCTGGCCTGTTTAGACTCCAGCCTCATCTCCAAGCAccataaaaatatgcaaatacttttttggggggttgggggcagcttctagatagggtttctgtgtgtagccctggctatcctgacctagaattcactctgtaagaccaggctggcctaggggttgggatttagctcagtggtaggcgcttgcctagcaagcgcaaggccctaggtttggtccccagctccaaaaaaaaaaaaaaaaaaaagaccaggctggcctggaattcagagaaatttgcctgcctctgccttcccagtgctgggattgaaggtctGTGCCACTCCGTTCCCATCCCCTTGTCATAAACCTAATATATAACTAAACAACGGTGAAAAACTCAGTAGGTAACGGTACCTGACACTAGGTCAGACCACCTGAGCTTGATTCTCAGCAtccgcatggtggaaggagagaatcaactctccCAAGttatccccacacccccaccccgaggcaggatttctctgtgtagccctggctgtcctgaaactcagctctgtagaccaggttgaagtccacctgcctctgcctctcagaatgctagacgaaaaaaaaaaaaaaaaaaaaaaaaaaggtggggctggagaggtggctcagtggagaagagctctttattggggttggggatttagctcagtggtagagcgcttgcctagcaagcacaaggctctgggttcggtccccagctccggaaaaaaaaaaaaaaaaaaaggagaagagctCTTTATTGAGGACCGGAACACAGACCCATCACCACATGACAAGCCGTGTCCCCACAattgcctataaccccagctctgagggaGCAGACAATAAGACTGAATTCTAGGGCCTGCTGGTTTCCAGCCTCAAGAACAGACCCTGCCTCCCAGGAAATGGGCTCTAAAAGATGGGAATTGACCCCTGATGGCTTCTTCTGATTTCTGTTCATGTTCCTGTACCTGTCTGCTCatccaaacacacatataaaaaaagtTTTGAAGGCAACCACAATGAACTTTGACACAACCAGGTGACCTCTTCTTTTCACAGTAGCAGTCTCCTAACACCGGCACTTACCTGCTCACAGCTGCTCCTCAGATGCTGCCAGTCCGACAGCTGTGACTTCAGCAGGTTCAGTTCCAGTTCTAGGTGCTGCACACGGTCAAGGAGGGGCTGCTCTTCATCCCTGCTGGAAGACATCAACCAGGGAGGGGGGCGGGGTCAGGGCCTAGATGCCCTCAGGGGAAGACTCAACCCTAAATGAAGCAGCATGTCTATGTCCTCAAAATTACCAATGTCTCCCCAGGGCTTTGAGGCTGATTCTGCAGCTCATGGGCCAGACAGTGGAATGGAAGGTGATTTCAGGGTATATGATTCCTGACTTTGGGGAGAGGCTGTGAGAGACCCACGAACGCTGCTTTGCGAGAGATGCTAACAAGCCCAGCAGGAACAGTTCTCTCCAGATAAATGCTCTGCATCTACACATACCAAGTCAGTGTTCACTGAAACTAGGTCTGGGAAGAACGAAGTGCACCACACTCCCCCCTGCCCCATCCCACACGCAGAGAGCCCGTCAGCCAGCAAAGTGCTGCTACGCAGCCACATCTACCTCAGCAACTACAAAGGCCACCATCCCAACTACATGCACTCCCAGAGTGTGCACAGAAGATGCAATGCTGGGCACGAGGACCACAGCCTTAGGTGTGGAAAGTGCGGCAGCCACGAGAAGATGCATGGCTGCTGGGCACCACAGCTGGGCTGTGCCTAAATGTATGTCTGCTTAGACACTGATGGAGCCAACGAAGCCAGGGACAGAGAGGCTCCTGGCAGAGGGAGTCCCCCAAGGACACAGGTGGCTCCTCATGGCCAAGCAGAGACCTAACCATGTACTGTCTAAAGAAAGTCCTAATTTCAGGGCCTCTATTGCACGGCCCGAGAGAATTCCCAGAAAGATATCCAAAGGCTGGTGTCTTCAGGGGGCAAATGACGACTGAGCCTTAGCACCCAATAAATAGCGAATGAGCACCCAAATGATCAGAGTAGCATGGGAGGCAAGTCAGAGCTCCCTGCGGTCACCTACCTGCCTGCTCTCAGCTTGGTTTCTTCCAGCTCCTTCTGGATAGCCTGGAAGTGGGGGATACTTTGTAAACAGTTATGACTGAGTTCATAAATCATGTCCGAGTAACTTAAAACTTCACATAATAAATGGCAAGTCTCAGCTTCTAAATGCCTGAGCAAAGGAAACATGGTGAGTATGGCTGGGTCTCCCTCTGACCCAGAGTCAGAGTGTTCATTCAGGTCAAGTGTGTTCTGGGTCCCCTGATTGAGGCCCCTCTCTTCCTGCTCAGCTGAACTTTCCTGACACCAATAATCAGGAAGTAGATGCTGGTCCCAAGAGACCATGAGCTAATCTGCTTACTTTGACTCAGCAAATCATGCTTCAGTTCAGTGAGCACACAAGCATCTGCCATGCCCAGCTCAGTCCTGTGCCCTAAGGATGCTAAGGTCCACATGGTTGGCAGGGGAGGCCTACAGCAATACCCAGTTTACCAGCACACGATAGGGACACTCTCCCACTCATGCTGAGTTTATGTAAAACATAGTTTATACTTTTTGGTGGAGGCTGAGTGATATCAGGGGCTCATAGGGATTCCTGAGCAGGAGGTGACTGGATTTTAAAGCCAGCACGGCCACTTCTGTTTCGTCAGGCTTGCAGTTAAGCAACAGAGTTGAAAtgcccagaaaacaaaaccacaagacaGCTTTTCCAGTTGTACGGACCAACAGCAAGGCCCTCTGGCTACAGGCTTTGAAGAATATTGGATTCCAGTcgatctttattttaaaaaactggtTTGAGCtcgtgagagggctcagtgggtgaaggtacTTGTACCAAgtttgatgatctgagttcaatgccaggaCACAGAGTGAAAGATGAGAAATGactctgctgagctgtctctgacttccacaggcactaTGGTGCATGTGTTGCTCTTGCCTAGCCAGCATGAGGCCTTGgcttcacccacccactcctaagcatgtgtacacacataggaCTCCAGTTATAAAGTCAGGTACAAATACTGCATGGCTGGGGAGAGGTTCggtgggtaaaagcatttgctgtgcaagcataaggatCTAAGTTCAAAACCCCAGCCTTCGCAGAAAAAGCTTAGTGTGGCTGTACACATGCCAGTGACCCAGTGCTCCAAGGGGTGGACAAAAAAGGCACAGtaaaagaccttgtttcaaaggaAAAAGGTAGAGTGACAGGGCAGGATCCCTCATTTGTCTCCATGTGTGCACTCCCACGCatgtataaacaaacacacagacacagacacacacacacactaaaagaacAAATACCTCAGATTTTTCGGTCAGTTTTCTAAGAACATCTTCCAAACTGGAGAGACGCACTTCATGGTCATGGTGTAAAGTCAGGAAGTCAGTCTGAGAATGAATACAGAACAAATGGCTGAGAGTACATCACGTACATGTCATCAGGACAAGCCAGTAATTCTCACTATGGTCACAGGGTGGTGTAGCATCTTAAGGGCCTAGTCACACCCTATCTATCTCTGGCTGGAGGTCTCAAACCCAAAAGAAATCATACCAGCAGCTTCCTCTAATAGGAAGTAAATCAATTCACATGAACCCATAGATCCACTGGGCTCTGTGATCTTCAAAGTTCTAAAACAAAACCCTATATCCAAAGAGCCAGGGCCCACTCATTCCCTCCATCATCTGTTACCCACACGAAATACATGGTATGCCCACACTCACTGGCAACATCCAAAAGCACCACCACAATACGGTCTCATCATGTGTGATTAGGAAGGTGACTAGGGACAGGATGATGGTGCCAAGCTGTCatcccagccttcaggaggctgaggcaggaggattttcagCTCTAGCCCAACCTTTCTGGGCTCATTAAGGCCATAGTTAACAAAAGCAGCAAGTGAAACAGATTTCTTTCCaggggcacttgcctagcatgcacaaggccctggattaaTTCTATTCCCAGccccacaccaaaaaaaaaaaaaaaaaaaaaagatttgtgttATACTGTGGATAGGAAATGTCACCTCAAAAGGCTtatgttgaaggcttggtcctcagCCTGCTAGACCCAATCACTGAGGTGACTGGATTAAAAGGGCTCCACACCACCCAGAAAGCAGGCCACAGATGGGCTCGTCACCTGCTGACACCACTGGGCATGGGCGTGGGTAACAACGCTTAAAGGATTTTGATGGAGGTACTAAGGCACCAGGGATGTGCCCAAAGGACAGATCTTGTCCTGGTCTgttcttccctttctgcctccttgtgCCAGGTGGTGTTTATCACATGGCAAGAAGTGCACTCAAGAGTCACCATATGGGCTAGGAACAATGTGCACAACCGGTACAAAGGAGTGTCTGGGCCTTACCTTAGCATCAGGTGGTTCTATGGAGCCAATCTCCTGCAGGTGCTGTCCAACCATATCCTTGACCCACAGTGACAGCCCTTCCCTGCCGTCATCCACTTGGTCTACCCGTATCTGGAGTTTCTGAAGCAGGACTGTCAGCTCTGCGAGTCTCTCATCATGGTTGTGGCACTGTGCACTCAAAGAGGCTATCTTCTGCCCCATATCACTCTCCTGAGGCCACTGGGAAGCCATGGGATCAACCTGAGATGAAACCAGGAGGCTGAAGTCAAAACCAGAGGGACACTCTAGCACAGATGGGTCTGTGGTTCATTCTTTCTACTCTCATGTTGTGTTCAAACTCATAATCAAGTAGATTATATAATCGAATTCTGCATCTGAAAAGTTAGAAAACTTGTGGTGTTTAATatacacatatctacacatatagttacttatttttatataatgttttctatatatatacataaacatgtatttattttatttacattttaagggCCATAcatggtgtatgcctttaatcccagcacttaggagtcagagacaggtagatagatctctgagttctagtccAGCCTAGAAAGTCAAAGTGTGCTCAAAAACACTTTTCCCCTAAGGCAGGGTCCAAGACTGCCTGTTGAAAGTGGCATGAAAAGCTTTCaagaacacacatgctcatgGTGTCACCAAGACCTCTGTCTCTTGCTGGTTACCTTGAGAGGTGGACTCGGGGAAAGAGGGCCGGGTCTGTGCACGTCCTTGGGATCGTCCACCCTCTGCGCTGGCTGCATGGCCGTCCAATTCAACATCGGTAGGAGTGAGAAGAAGTTGCCCTGGCCCCACAAGGAGAAACCAGCACCTGGGGAAGAAAGACGGCTGTAAGCAAATGTAGAGGTGCCCCAGTGTATTCAGAGCTTTTGTTTCACTGTGGCCACGTGCTAGTCTCCAAAGGTCACCATGCCATGTCTTACCTAATAAAAGTAGGAGTGGGAGCAGCAAGACAAAAACCTTGCAAATATTTCGAAGGCACCTGGGAACAGAGGAAACTGTTAACTTTAGAAAGACAGTGGTGGCGAGCTGTACTGCGCACCTGTGCACATACCAACCCCTCTGCTGAAGTCTTACTCAGAAAGCCTGGCCACCTGAGAGGTGCTATCTTGTACCACAAGAAAAACGCAGAGAGCCTGAGGCCCTGTCCTAGGGACAGCACCCACCTTGGGAAGCTGGTGCCCAGAGAACTGCTCTAGACTAGGGTGTGAGCATGGGATTTGACTGGGCCCTCCATCTGGATGCTTTTACACTCATCCAGGTACTGAACAATGGCAGTTGCCGTTTCCACCTCcgttaattttaaaaacaaaaactcgaAGGTTTGTTGTAAACGTTTGACCATATATTGATGCAGACACTGCAAATGTAACCTGAGCCAGCACAGAGCTACCTACAACTGATACGGTGTAGCTGCTTACCACCCCATGCAACTATGGGCGCCAGTGCTGACGTCACCCCGACCTTGACACAGCAGCCCCCAACACTGACATGAGATCTCCATACTCAGTTCCTTACCTGGTAAGAAGAAACACATTCAGCCAGGAAATCAAAGTAACAAATTGGTACCAGCCACTCCCTAGCCACCAGAAGGTTCCAGAGGCTGCCTTCCCtacaagagaagagagcaagtaTTCTGAGGAAACATGCTTTAGAATGCCGTAGGTGGATGTCTCTGGCAAGCCACGGGCAGGTTTGTTGGAGGGACAGTGACTCTAAGATTAGTCTCCAGGGCAGGAGAGTGAGCAGTACCAGCTACACACAGGATGGACGATGGAACCATGCAGCTCAGGTTGAGGCCCACACACCCGACACAAGATGCCATGCACCTGAGGCAGAAGCAAGCGTGTCATACAGGACCTAGCATGAAGCTCCAATGGTCCTGTACACTGCTTATCGCTGCCCCAAACTCTGTGAGAGCACTAACACAGAAGCCACATAACCACCTGGAGCAGTGACAGCCAGCCAGAGCACCGACCACATGGCCTCGGCCACAGACCACCCAGCAGCTCTGGTCCTGCGCAGTGCTCGAACCAAGAGGTCACCTGCGGCAGAGAAGACACGGCAGAGGGCACTGTCAGACAGACTGTATGGTCAGCACGTCCTGACAGCAGAGTGACAAGGCTACCAGTGTACTCTGCCCAAACTCTCTCCTGCAGGACACTCAAACCTTTTGAGAAAACCTTGCTGTCCTCACTTAGATGCCCTCTTGTACATTCTTTGATTTGAAACAAGGCTGCCCAtatcccaggt includes:
- the Sun1 gene encoding SUN domain-containing protein 1 isoform X17: MLSARTDALTAHSAVHGPTSRVYSRDRTLRPRGASFYLDRTLWLAKYTSSSFASFIVQLFQVVLMKLNFESETYKLKGYESRAYESQSYETKSHESEAHLGHCGRMTAGELSRVDGESLCDDCKGKKHLETHTTTHSQLSQPHRAAGAMGRLCTYTGDLLVRALRRTRAAGWSVAEAMWSVLWLAVTAPGKAASGTFWWLGSGWYQFVTLISWLNVFLLTRCLRNICKVFVLLLPLLLLLGAGFSLWGQGNFFSLLPMLNWTAMQPAQRVDDPKDVHRPGPLSPSPPLKVDPMASQWPQESDMGQKIASLSAQCHNHDERLAELTVLLQKLQIRVDQVDDGREGLSLWVKDMVGQHLQEIGSIEPPDAKTDFLTLHHDHEVRLSSLEDVLRKLTEKSEAIQKELEETKLRAGSRDEEQPLLDRVQHLELELNLLKSQLSDWQHLRSSCEQADARIQETVQLMFSEDQPGGSLEWLLQKLSSRFVSKDELQVLLHDLELKLLQNITHHITVTGQAPTSEAIVSAMSQAGISGITEAQAHIIVNNALRLYSQDKTGMVDFALESGGGSILSTRCSETYETKTALLSLFGVPLWYFSQSPRVVIQPDIYPGNCWAFKGSQGYLVVRLSMKIYPTTFTMEHIPKTLSPTGNISSAPRDFAVYGLETEYQEEGQPLGRFTYDQEGDSLQMFHTLERPDQGFQIVELRVLSNWGHPEYTCLYRFRVHGEPIQ